A window of the Dyadobacter pollutisoli genome harbors these coding sequences:
- a CDS encoding histidine kinase — protein sequence MKSRLILLLIVLCPSAAIFAQDTVFLSRIKDRERLWVTGNVYFTNNPAAHFSKISRSEKWGLIDSLSATPPSGYIWLKTTVYNEQDSDVFLDLDFRAADSIIVFANNADTTFSLGTGPYTDVRSWHYPEEPGLVPIYLKSRQALSLHIRLWSDTGRPFSMTDIYAQTRERSLRTSVEGYRNFVDRIEFNGFFLGAVTFAMLFFLFIFIKVRQKVFLLYGLYLLGAGLYSIVVKTLPYSFIARIAYLNYPLTYKLGEPVQYLFFAAYVAFGKSLLDMNERYGWLNRLTKCFIALLVSAGMLLLTYNFYDFDYPLQQKAFVFSRIAILPFSLLLLIWIILQVRSPVKWFFIAGSSFFFAGSLFAVVVDPKSRHLFFGEVNFNPIVSFKTGILLESLCFALALGYKLRLAQNEKDKASNAYIEQLELNKKMAASETERLEAMVAERTEVVIEKTRLIEEQKQIQLQSTFERQLSEMEMSLLRSQMNPHFIFNSLNSIRYQILKKDYDSAATYLTRFSKLLRYILQNSREHVISLADEIETNRLYVQLESLRFDQGLEFNLDISREIDISEIMVPPMLLQPYIENAVKHGLVPSSRESKKLTITVRPYGEGFIFIVEDNGIGRKASSKRTLLDDKQSLGMRIAGERIELFNFNFQPKIQVNILDLFEGPIPFGTRVTFTYQHNL from the coding sequence ATGAAATCCCGACTGATCCTGCTTCTGATCGTGCTCTGCCCCTCAGCGGCCATTTTCGCACAAGACACCGTTTTCCTAAGCCGGATCAAAGATCGTGAACGGCTCTGGGTAACAGGCAATGTCTATTTCACAAACAATCCGGCAGCTCATTTTTCGAAGATTTCCCGCTCAGAAAAATGGGGGTTAATCGATAGTCTTTCAGCCACTCCACCAAGTGGCTACATCTGGTTGAAAACAACAGTTTATAATGAACAGGATTCTGATGTCTTCCTTGATCTTGATTTCAGGGCTGCGGACAGTATTATCGTGTTTGCAAATAATGCTGATACGACCTTTAGTCTGGGAACCGGGCCGTATACCGATGTTCGCAGTTGGCACTATCCAGAAGAACCTGGGCTGGTGCCCATCTATCTGAAAAGTCGTCAGGCATTAAGCCTTCATATCCGGCTGTGGAGTGATACCGGAAGACCTTTTTCTATGACCGACATATACGCCCAAACGCGGGAGCGAAGCTTGCGCACCTCCGTTGAGGGGTATCGTAATTTCGTAGACAGAATTGAGTTCAATGGTTTTTTTCTGGGAGCAGTCACATTTGCAATGCTGTTCTTTCTCTTTATTTTTATCAAGGTGCGCCAAAAGGTGTTCCTGCTATACGGACTTTACCTTTTAGGAGCCGGGCTTTATTCCATTGTTGTCAAAACACTTCCTTACTCCTTTATAGCACGGATTGCCTATTTGAACTATCCGCTGACCTATAAGCTGGGTGAGCCTGTCCAGTACCTTTTCTTTGCAGCTTATGTCGCTTTCGGAAAATCGCTGCTGGACATGAATGAACGTTACGGCTGGCTAAACAGGCTGACAAAATGTTTCATTGCCTTGCTGGTTTCTGCCGGGATGTTGCTATTGACCTATAACTTTTATGACTTCGATTATCCTCTTCAGCAAAAAGCATTCGTCTTTTCCCGAATTGCGATTCTCCCCTTTTCATTACTTTTATTGATCTGGATCATTCTTCAAGTCCGAAGCCCCGTCAAATGGTTCTTTATTGCAGGAAGCTCATTCTTCTTTGCCGGTAGTCTCTTTGCCGTCGTAGTTGATCCCAAAAGCAGGCACCTTTTTTTTGGCGAGGTAAACTTTAACCCAATAGTTTCCTTTAAAACAGGTATTTTACTGGAAAGCCTTTGCTTCGCGCTGGCACTTGGGTACAAATTACGGCTGGCTCAAAATGAAAAAGATAAAGCTTCCAACGCCTATATTGAGCAGCTTGAGCTGAATAAAAAAATGGCGGCATCCGAAACGGAACGGCTTGAAGCAATGGTCGCAGAAAGGACTGAAGTAGTCATTGAAAAAACCCGGCTGATTGAGGAGCAAAAACAAATCCAGCTGCAATCGACTTTTGAGCGCCAACTTTCGGAAATGGAAATGAGCCTGCTGAGGAGCCAGATGAACCCGCATTTTATTTTCAACAGCCTGAATTCTATTCGTTACCAGATTCTGAAAAAAGATTATGACAGCGCGGCGACTTATCTGACCCGGTTTTCAAAATTACTTCGCTACATTCTCCAGAACTCCCGTGAGCACGTTATTAGCCTGGCCGACGAAATCGAAACAAACAGGCTTTATGTTCAATTAGAAAGTCTGCGATTCGACCAGGGCCTCGAATTTAACCTGGATATTTCCAGAGAAATCGATATATCCGAAATTATGGTACCGCCAATGCTTCTGCAGCCTTACATTGAAAATGCAGTGAAACATGGCTTGGTACCCAGTTCAAGAGAGTCAAAAAAACTGACAATTACCGTCAGACCTTATGGTGAGGGTTTTATATTTATAGTTGAAGACAATGGTATAGGTCGAAAAGCATCGAGCAAACGTACCTTGCTGGATGATAAACAAAGTCTTGGAATGAGAATCGCCGGTGAAAGAATTGAATTGTTTAACTTTAATTTTCAACCCAAAATACAGGTAAACATTCTGGACCTTTTCGAAGGGCCCATCCCATTTGGAACTCGGGTTACATTTACCTATCAACATAACTTATGA
- a CDS encoding LytR/AlgR family response regulator transcription factor, with protein sequence MTYSSVLIDDEIHCTESLQLLLEVASPQIKVVAKFNDGAAALEYLRKHRVDLVFLDIEMPEISGFEILNRLEQLLFDVIFVTAYDQYAIKAFTYSAISYLLKPVDADDLKETLHRWQQKKNKVLAQDQLGLMHDLMTSITKPKTKVALPTSDGLEFLEIQYIVRCESESNYTRLFCKDKSKHLICRTLKEVEKVLHENGFIRVHHSHLVNPRFIKKFLRHDGGFIVMEDGTQISVSRTKKDRLFDLFNNVERL encoded by the coding sequence ATGACCTATTCTTCGGTATTAATAGATGACGAAATCCATTGCACAGAAAGTTTACAGCTTCTTCTGGAGGTAGCTTCACCGCAAATTAAGGTAGTCGCAAAATTCAATGACGGTGCCGCCGCCCTCGAATACCTTAGAAAGCATCGGGTAGACCTTGTTTTCCTTGATATTGAAATGCCCGAAATAAGCGGATTTGAGATCTTGAATAGACTGGAACAGCTTTTGTTTGATGTGATTTTTGTCACTGCGTACGACCAGTATGCGATCAAAGCTTTTACTTACAGTGCCATCAGCTACTTGCTCAAACCCGTCGATGCAGATGATTTAAAAGAAACCTTACACCGCTGGCAACAAAAGAAAAACAAAGTCCTTGCCCAAGACCAACTCGGCCTGATGCATGACCTGATGACCAGCATCACCAAGCCTAAAACCAAAGTGGCCCTCCCCACATCCGATGGCCTGGAATTCCTGGAAATACAGTACATTGTTCGATGTGAAAGCGAAAGCAACTACACCCGACTGTTTTGCAAGGATAAAAGCAAGCATTTGATATGCCGGACATTGAAAGAAGTGGAAAAAGTCCTGCACGAAAATGGTTTCATACGGGTTCACCACTCCCATCTTGTCAATCCCCGTTTCATTAAAAAATTCCTCCGCCACGACGGCGGATTTATTGTCATGGAAGATGGAACACAGATTTCTGTCTCGAGAACCAAGAAGGACCGATTATTCGACTTGTTCAATAATGTGGAACGCTTGTAA
- a CDS encoding DUF305 domain-containing protein, whose protein sequence is MENNNYPKFFTMLAVSFVIMYAVMFLNVDNADHIYLSLTRFYMTLLMVSPMALTMLLFMQKMYDSKKRNTFIYIGSIIVFILALTFLRNQVPISDRQYMKAMIPHHSSAIMTSQAADIKDPEVRKLADGIIKSQKEEIARMKAILDRMERENR, encoded by the coding sequence ATGGAAAACAACAACTATCCTAAATTTTTTACCATGCTCGCGGTTTCATTCGTGATCATGTATGCGGTGATGTTCCTCAATGTAGATAACGCCGACCACATTTATCTAAGCCTTACCCGCTTTTATATGACCCTGCTGATGGTTTCGCCTATGGCGCTTACTATGCTGCTTTTTATGCAAAAGATGTATGACAGCAAGAAACGCAATACCTTTATTTACATCGGCAGCATCATTGTTTTCATCCTGGCATTGACTTTTTTAAGAAATCAGGTTCCAATTAGTGACCGGCAATACATGAAGGCTATGATCCCGCACCACTCCTCAGCCATCATGACCAGCCAGGCGGCAGACATTAAAGACCCCGAGGTAAGAAAACTTGCGGACGGCATCATCAAGTCGCAGAAAGAAGAAATTGCCCGGATGAAAGCCATTTTAGATCGTATGGAAAGAGAAAACCGTTAA
- a CDS encoding cation:proton antiporter, whose protein sequence is MELFVLFSILISLAALFSYINVRVFKLPSGISLMLMGTVAALGVISIGHVSSMFTAMVEEKLQLIDFSEFLLGILLSFLLFAGSLHVDLTDLKKSAKSIASFAVIGTVLSTFLVGYGFHYLTSLLDMPVPIIFSLILGALISPTDPIAVMGILKKADLSKTVETNIVGESLFNDGIGVVIFATLLQIASVGIENFGAAEISLLFFREAVGGVIAGAVIGFVGYRLMKSIDHFQTEILISLAMVMGGYSLCHYLHVSGPLAMVVAGIMTGNRGKALAMSDVTRDYLGKFWEVTDEILNAVLFMLIGLEIVVVTFKLSYVVIGLITAVMIVVARFVSLYFTATAFRFIKRLGPGTLKIMTWGGLRGGISIALALSLPSNPYKNIIVSVTFVIVLFSILVQGFTIEPLIRKIAGKKNPQVPV, encoded by the coding sequence TTTCTCCTATATCAATGTTCGCGTTTTCAAGCTGCCATCCGGGATAAGCCTGATGCTGATGGGGACTGTTGCTGCATTGGGTGTGATTTCGATAGGACATGTTTCGAGCATGTTTACGGCCATGGTCGAAGAGAAACTCCAATTGATTGATTTTTCCGAGTTCCTTCTTGGGATACTACTGAGCTTTCTTCTCTTCGCGGGATCGCTGCATGTAGATCTCACTGATTTGAAAAAGTCGGCAAAGAGTATTGCCAGTTTTGCAGTAATCGGAACTGTCCTTTCCACTTTTCTTGTGGGTTACGGGTTCCATTATCTAACTTCTCTTCTGGATATGCCAGTTCCGATTATCTTCTCTCTTATACTGGGTGCACTGATTTCTCCTACCGACCCGATCGCGGTAATGGGTATATTAAAGAAAGCGGACTTGTCAAAAACTGTGGAGACCAATATCGTCGGCGAGTCACTTTTTAATGACGGGATCGGTGTTGTCATCTTTGCAACTTTGCTTCAGATCGCTTCCGTGGGTATCGAAAATTTTGGTGCTGCCGAAATTAGTCTGTTATTCTTTCGGGAGGCGGTGGGCGGTGTAATTGCCGGAGCGGTAATTGGCTTTGTGGGTTACCGACTGATGAAGTCGATAGATCATTTTCAAACCGAGATTCTCATTTCCCTTGCTATGGTGATGGGAGGATATTCGCTGTGCCACTACCTGCATGTATCCGGGCCATTGGCTATGGTCGTAGCTGGGATTATGACCGGAAACCGTGGCAAAGCGCTGGCTATGAGTGATGTCACACGAGATTATCTGGGGAAATTCTGGGAGGTTACAGACGAAATCCTGAATGCAGTCCTGTTCATGTTGATCGGGTTGGAAATCGTTGTTGTCACTTTCAAGCTAAGCTATGTGGTGATCGGACTGATTACGGCGGTGATGATCGTCGTTGCGCGCTTTGTGTCCCTTTATTTTACGGCAACAGCTTTCAGGTTTATCAAACGGCTCGGTCCGGGAACGTTGAAGATCATGACCTGGGGTGGTTTGCGTGGTGGGATTTCCATTGCGTTGGCTCTATCTCTGCCTTCGAATCCTTATAAAAACATCATTGTGTCTGTCACCTTTGTGATTGTTCTGTTTTCTATCCTCGTACAGGGTTTTACAATAGAGCCGTTGATCAGGAAAATCGCCGGGAAGAAGAATCCGCAGGTTCCCGTTTAA